CTTGCATGTGCCAATGTCTGATCTAAAcagtcaaagtttttttttttttttttgggtgatTGCATTTTAAGAGACCACTTCaagattatttttaaatttataggtttgtgtttaaggaaaatgataatttttgtttaattatgcCAACTACAGAACACAAGTTCctaataaaattatgtttttatttaaaatgggGTAAACTTGGTCCAcataacaaaaaagatgcaatGTTTTCAGATCTTCAATACTGCAAAAGCAAGATCAAATACATTTTCTCAATAACaaaatgctaatgtttttacatgtattttaggaaaatacatatttaatgtGTCTTTTACATTGCTGTTGGGTGACGAGGTTTGCTTTTGTTTGAATTCAACAGACATTGACAGAAATCTTCACAACAGCTTCAAACTTGCCTCATCCATCAGATAAAAATCAGATTAATATTGCTAAAaaagaacaacaacaacaacaaatgaagaaacagtttcaattaaaatagttttaattatgtatttaagcataaaatataaataatttaatgatcAAGTTTCaaacaatgtattttataaatatcaACAGGAAATCTCttacaaaaaaataacttaGTTCAAGTTTTACCACAGCACAGGATATGGAAAGACTAAAGACTTCTGATCAAATCATGTGCACTAAAACACCGTCAGATATCTGATCTTTGCAAAACATTTGTAGTCTCTTTCCATTACTTACTAAAAAGCTTTATTTACGACACATGATCTGATCAGCTGCTTTGAGAGCAGAAATGCAAAGTCGGCAGATGAATGTAAAGCAAACAGGCACATCTGTAGTGATAAACGAAAAGAGACGTTTTCAGGCGTTTCGTTCACACGGAGGAATAAACTCCAGACCCAGGTAAGCGAAGATCTCCTCCTCTGACTGGACTCTGACATAACATCGCTGTATGATTTCACAAGACGGAGAAAGAGacagacattaaaactttgatgcttttatccaaagttacTTACAGCGCagtcaagctatacattttataattaaataagTTCCctggggttcgaacccatgacctttttaCAGTCATCTATCACTCCACTACTATAACTTCTAAATCACTTCATCAAAGTTATTGACTTCCTCAGTAGACACGTTACAAATAATCAAAAAGTCccaatttatgtttttaactctttccccgccattgacgagttacgTCGTcaaaaaaactaaagcaaaaaattatttactaattttaaactctgtgtatgctttgataatcgttctgaatttgatctctaacaaaatatattaaacacaattttttaaaaaacaaaatctctaataaaatatttttttttagaaaaataacaatatttaaaggtgcagtgtgtaattttttaaaggatctcttgacagaaatgcaaagtaaaatacaaaactatattatcaggggtgtataaagacctttttataatgaaccattatgtttttattaccttagaatgagacgttttttatatacatacacCTAGGGtacccttacgtggaagtcgccattttgtgccgccatgtttccacagaagcccttaacggacagtTTTCTCTGtcaatgacattttttttggtggtggctatcgtagcttctctattagtttcaaaagtgagggaagagcagtggactgagccattggttgcaattcgcaacctcaccactagatgtcgcaaaaatttacacactgcacctttaagagtttataagcacagaaaaaatatagataggatgaaacttttttcccgttttgtttgtttgtttgtttattgttgtttgaaagcagagggtctgttctttcatttgatatatttgtatgttaatatatttgtaGAAGACATTTTCCCGGATGGCATTTTGCGAAACTTTTGTGAAAGTTGtggcgggcaactttaaaaaaaatggcggggaatgagttaatgaaattatagcttttttaaaacattgacaTAATACTGCATATAGGTTTAAATATACAATGACATAAAATTAAGGCTCTCTATATATATTTAGTATTATGAGTTGCAGGTCCTCACTTGATTGCTGTCGTAAAGGGCGTGGCTGCTCAATGACATGTGCTTCTCTTGCCCCGCCCACCGTCTCAACTCCCTCTCAAAAAGCTGCAAAACAAACAGCATTGGGAgttaaaacactgcacagtaAAAGTGCAAGTATTTAAACTTTTATTCACACCTTTGATCCCGTCCAGCCAAGAGTAGCGAAGGCAAACTGGCTGTAAGGACTGACCACCAAATCGACCCGCACTGCTCGCCAGCTCGTGGCCTTTGATTGGTCGCTGGATCTTACACCTTCACTTCCCGTGGTCTCGGCAGGTCTATCAAGCTTAAATATGGAAAAGCATCTCTCAAAGCGGTCCATATTATTAGCTGGCCGAGCTGGACCGTCCAGTTTTTCCAAATAAGAGTTTCTGGTCCATTTCTGATATAAGAGTAAATCCTGATAAAAAAATGAGGAGATTTTGCTATAATTTAGAGATCcttgaaaaaaatatgatgtGAGTCATAAAGAAAAATCATAGTTACCCGCCCCTCCAACCAGTTTATGATTTTTGGCATGAGTCCTTCCTCTCTGCCTTCTTCAGGATGTGTGATGAGAAAGTCCACATCGTGACCGACTTCTTTCCCCCTAACAGAACATTCATGCTCATAAATCTGCCTTGTAAATTACAGATGATTGGTGCAGTGTTCCCACCTTCTGAATCCTCCCATCAGCTGGATCTCTGCTCCAGGCAGCACAGCATTTACAGCTTCCTTCACAATCTCACTGATCATATCAGCTTCTGCTTTAGTCACATGTTTGTTCAGGTCATCGTAAAACTGCAGACCTGAAAGTAATGAGGTCACTTAGGTCAATCTGGATCATTTCAAAGCTTATAAGGGTTATGTGTAGATTGAGCAAAGTGGACTACAGTACCCGCTTGCTGTGCTCGGTTCAACTGCTGTTCAGTACAGATCAGATCTGATGGAGATCGCAAACCTTCCCTGAACCAGCGATCTGCCGTCTTAACACCTACCCCGAAAATACCAGTCAGTGCCTGAGGAAAGACGAAATGTTATGTACAGGTttattaaaggagacatttcacaagactttttttagatgtaaaataagagtacgtatgtgaagttctagcttaaAATACCTTAAAATTTGCACGTTATAGgcgtgagcaaaaatgtgccatttttgggtgtgtccttttaaatgcaaatgagctgatgaaatcaccgtaatggtggtttgttgaaattcaaactcaattctgctgtcaattattttctctctctctctctctacactaaatggcagtgccgcgGTTGGATCGGTTTGTGCCGATCAAGGgtcggtattattataataagatccccttgtgacatcacaaggggagccaaatttcaatgacctattttttcacatgcttgcagagaatggtttatcaaaaccaAGTTACCGAGTTGTTctctttcacattttctagattaattgaagcactgggaacccagttatagcacttaaacatggaaaaagtctgattttcattaaatgtcccctttaaagcaagagttcacccaaaaacgaaaatataaaaatacactttGATGTCTGTGCAGATTCATTTTGATGGATGGGTGTGCTTAATGTTGAGCTTTAAAagtggggcactatccaataccattataaagctgaaaagagCCAGGATGTAATTTAATATAATTCTGACTGTGTTTGACTAAAATAAGAAAGTCATATACATATACATCACTAGGATGGCTTAAAGGTGAGTAAAATATGGGCTCACTTAAATTTTTTGGTGAACcggtcatttaaaaaaaaacagctagAAAATCAAACCTTTGTCAATTGCTCTTTAACCTCTGCAATGTTCAGACTGtaactcaattttgaaaatGTCTCATAAAAAGATAAATACATACAATGAAGAAAAATATGCAATAAATATTTCAAACGATGATATGCTATAAAGTTGAAGTTTATGACTTATATTGGAAACATTGTACATTGCATTATGGGATATGTTTGGATAGTGGTAGGAGTTACAGTGTTGCACTTTTCCGTGtaataaacatacaaatggCCTGTTGTTGTCTTTGCATATAAAGCTGGGGTCATCAAAAACATATTAACATCCAAAAAGCTTTAACATGCACAATCTTTACCTTCATGGCCTGAAATTGCTCAGACTGTCGCGTTGACTCTACTTCACTTGATGTTCCATCTTCTAAGATCTCCTAAAAGAGTAGGAAGTGATAGTGATgcttcatatatatatacatactctatctgcataaaactgacatatggttaaaaaaacattaacccGATTAGACAGAAAGTTTTACCTTTATAACTCTCTGTGAATGCTCACCCAGGCAGGGCAAACACTTCAACTGATCCATAGTTTGCACTCGATAGGGAAGTGCTTTTAAAACAGACGCTGCGCGTCTAAATGCCACACTCCTGCCTTCGTTATCGCTGTATTCTGCATTTTCAGCCAGAAGTTCGAGAGCTTCCTACAGGACAAAGAAAATAATCTTAACCTGCCTGGTGAATAGAAATGAAGCAATATAGAGACATCAAAACACTCCAATATACAAAAGAAGAGAGAGTTTACAGCTtgaaatgagaaataaaaaccctGATAAATCTGCCTGATATTACCAAAATAATCACTATATATTGTGCAACTCTACTAGTGAATAAAAGGGTAAAAAAATGACTGAAGCAAATAATGAACTCACAGTCAGAAATGAATTGTGGTGCTTCAAGGGTGTCCGTCTTTGACAAGCATAACTTTTTATCAGCATTGTATTATCGTTCACATTTTGTTTTGGGTTAACCTGGAACACAATTAGGTTATAAAGTAAATTAAAgtcaaataaaaatgttcattaAAGCAGTCCAAGCGCAAGATCCACTGTAGcacctatagacggtttcagaagtaacaacataaagttttttttaaagcatgagAGATTTATATGAaacaatcttgctttattttttatgggcaatttcagtgcaggaagtacagtggaagtccttatatgggcacctGAAAAAGCGCATGCACACACCACCAACCAACATAGAGCTGACACAGTGTGTTTCTGTGTTAGTTTGTTTATTCGGGGTAGCAGCAAAGTTGTgtaagtgtgtttgtttaaagctgGATTTCGTAGCGGTAACAACTGGGTTATGAGTCGCAGGCCGTAAGTAAAACTACATCGAATGTCCatgttttgttggcaatcggCGCGTAAGTACGTATAACGTAAACCACATGAACATGTAgtaaatcataagttatccagagatagttggataatgttttgtgtgttgctTGATCATGACTCGCTCCGCCTGCGGTACgcctgataaaactaaagactcttcagagatatgaaGAATGTAATAGTACTCTGTAGGTAGtcaagattaacatgaaataagcaaaaaaacctgtgtgttatgtgacctttaataTGTGTCTGTCCTCTACTGGAACAGGTTGTCCAGCCTCCATGCTCTCGGTAAACCAGCTGATGTCCAACAGATTAACTGAACTGGAAGATTCTTGTCCAGTTTGGTGGTTGTTAATCCAGGTCTGGACGTCATCTCCAGTGTTGTTCTCTGACACTACATGTGTGATGGACGAACTGTGAGATAAATTcatatatattatgtaaatatatgtatttctatataaatagatataaatatatttctgggcaaagattaatcgcgattaatcgcatatacaaaataaaatagattttttttttgcataaaatatgtgtgtggactgtgtgtaattattatgtatatttaaccacaatcacatacatatattcattttagaatttttttatttatatatcaattttttatatttatatataatatagaatctataaaaatataaataaatatatataaacatgtaaatgtttcttaaatacatacatgaatgtgtgtgtatttatatacataataattacacacagcacacactcatacattatgcaaaaatcacttttattttgtatgcgattaatcgcgattaatcttcgCCCCGCATATATATGGTTTTCTTTTCATTACCTTGGGTAACAAATTTGTTAACATCATGAATATGTAAATCATTCAGCACAAACTATTGAATTATTTACATATTCATGATGTTAACTTTGTTACCCAAGCTAATGAAAAGCATGGTAATAGTATGGTATTGAGAGACAGCAAGCTCAAATCGCGGCAGTGGCAGCTAGTAGTGGCACTTCCGGCATCAGTAGTGGCACTTCCGGCATCTGGCTCATTTTGAGGCATCTAGTAGTGGCACTTGAGGCATCTGACTTATTTTGTTTGTGGCATCTCCGGCATCTTAAGGCAGCTAATCGTGGCACTTCCGTCATCGGACTCATTTTGAGGCAGCTAGTGGTGGCACCGTGACTTTTTGAGGCAGCTGACAGTTTTTGTGTCCTTTAGGGGTGGCACTTCAGCGTCATATATTTGTACCAGCTGTTTTACGCGGTCGTTGTGCTGTCGTGCTGGCTGTCAGTCGGCCATTTCGAGATGCCTCGGGAACTATGGGGAACTAGGTGCCACAACTCTTGGCACTATGGCATTTTGCTGGCGTTCATTTAATTCACGCgaggtgcgtgtgtgtgcgcgtgcgtgtgtgtgtgttgtcatGAATGTGCGCGTACGCTGGCTGACAGTCGTTTATAGGCAGTGGTGTAGTGGTGTCtggagaagtgggtatactctaAATTTATGCCCCCagtagaagtgggtatactcttAATGTATGCCCCCagtagaagtgggtataccccaTGCCATCAAATAAAGAGGTGGGTATActccgtatacctgcgtataccCTGCACTACACCACTGTTTATAGGTGCGGGTATTTCGAGATGCCACGGTTACTCTTGAGATGCCACCACTCTGCGAATAGAAATAATAGAATTCTAGTTTTCTCACTTTGTTCATCTTATTATTTTAGCGGGCAGACTGAGAAGCACGTGGCTAAAATGTttctaatttatttaaacagtatTTTAAAACTAGGAAACCCCCTCTTTTACCAATTATTACAGTATTGCAATTCTCTTGTCTACCGGTAGGTGCCCCCAAGCACAAACGGGAAACGCCGGGGCCAAGACTATATCAAGTTCTGATATAAGGtttctcaaataaaaaataCCATACTGTTATTACTTGTCTTTGACCACACAGGGTGGAGATTCACATGTACCCCAGGCCAGCAGTGCAGCATTGTACATTAACACCTGTGATTTTAGTGTGAATAAATgttcaaaataaattttgaaTGACTCTTTTTAGTTATTGTGTTGTGaatgtaaaactttttaaaaaataagtaaaagaaaaacatcacaGTTTGTTTATCAGACCAAACAACCAAGATATGTTTCATATCCACAATTGATTTGTTGCAAAAAGAGCATTGTGTACTAATGCTTGGTATTTGTCACTTTATGTACTGTAAGTCAAACATTCTCATTCTCCTCACCACCACGATGTGCAGGTTTGTGTCATATGAATTAACggaatttataaaatattaaaataatgtaacaaaactATATGTAATTATACCGGCACAGAATCATATAACAATTAGTTATTACAGTGACATTCCTGTTATTTTCGAATTTCTTGTTACCTATAGGCTACTCATTGTGCACTGTTTTCCTCGTTCATACTGTTTATTGAGCAACTGTACAATTTATAAAATTTTCTATTTTGTGattgtatgtattttactgcATATAgagtatacattatatattttattgtcttgatttaatttattgtaaagtaatcttttgttttcagtatttgtatttgtatctGTAACAATCACCTTTAAGCGTTTATTGTGTCTTTCAGCACAGTTACATATGTGACCCATTCTGTCTAAATGAGTGGgatgttttcagaaaaaataagtAGCCTACATTAATCCCTAGTTTAGCGATTCAAATACTTAAACATCTATTAATTAAACATACGTTTTCTGAGAGTGAAATGATTTATACTAAGATGCGTGTCATGTCTGACATCTTGGTTTCGGTTTAAAAACATGTcggaatttgaaaataaaatgcaggGCTGCGTTTCCCGATAACGTTCTCTCTTAGCGCACTACGAAGACTCTTAAGTTAAACCTTAACTACAGGTTTACCTTTTCTAGGCGTGTTTCCCGAACTGTACCTTAGCGGATTTCTTAAGGTATACTTTCTTACGTACGACGTTACCAGGTGCTGTCCATAGCGATggtgctgaataggttgatatcgattgctcgacaatcaattGTTCACTTTATGTAATAGGTACTTCGCTGCGTAATGAGAGAGCGgtgttatttattaaagaaacatttcagaaatagttcaagttacatttattaggaatatctggtaaaaatatttcaaattgcaaacaactaaatataaaccttgtatattttattttatatgaaacCCATGCAAAACCCATTTCATGTCCAAAAGTATTATGCATAAACTGCTCCAATGCATCCATTATTCCTTCACTTTAGaggataatttatattaggggttCCCAATAAATGCGTTGCACAGGGGAATAAGGTGGGTCGTGCAAGTCAGGGGCGGATTTAGTGATTTGGGGGCTCAAGGCGAACCATGTGTCGGGGCCCTAACTATGCACCCTTTATGCACcctttactgtatttttctctttttcatcGCTATCTCTTTTTTCCTCTGAGTTACATAAGTTTCAGCCCCCAATGAGGTTGAGATTAATACTGTTTgataatatgattggattttaTACTAACCGCAGTACTACATAGTAAAAAAGACGTGTATAACAATTAtgtactttttattttactttgtgtacttaatttctttaatacattttcatttaatgccacattacatacaaaatatattttaaattaaaatactttGTATTCAAATGAACATAATATGATGAGAAGAAACATAATAtggttttaaaataatgcaatcATAGGTGTTAAGAACTCGAAATAAGATAAACAAGGGGAGAAATTTGACTTTCTATATGGATGGTAAAGTGTCATGTATTGCTTCTGCATTACATTAGgtaaacagtttttatattaTTGAACTATACAGATGTCATCTATGTACACATCTTGTACTTTGATGTTCGCTAGTGATATGCAGGGCAAAGCCGAAGCATGCTCCCGTTTTCATATGAGATTTAAATGAGACTAAAGCGATCACGAATTCGTGTGCAGATTGGGGATGAATTACAATCTTTAGTGGTGCTTGGCAGACATTTCGGCGGACTAAAGCTTACTGTACCTGAGATTACACGCTAATATTATATAAACTGTAGATCCTGTGTTATTTGCGGAGCATACTTACCGGCAGACTATCAGTGTCCGTGGCCGAGAGAGAGCTGTGTCTGACGGAAAAGAGGTTGCTGAAAGCAGCACAGACCGTGGCAGTGTTTGTGTGGAGAAAAGCGGAGACTTTTgcaacatttttgtgtgaatcatCTTTTCTGCTCCATTGGTGTAGCTACGTTTCACTCTTAGTTTATTTCCTTGCAGCTTCGCTCTTTAATGTATCAAACTCACTCGCTGCTGCCTGCAGCTCTGCTCGCTTTGTTGATTTGAGCTACGCGCCGATATATCCGGTAGTGCATGGAATGATCCACTCTAAACTATAATGGGGGGCGCATTCATGCAGATGTAATAATAACGTTCAAACCTTTTATGGGAATATACTGAAAAACACAAACGATGTTTAAATAGAATTCgtaattaaacaaaattatgatAGTTTTCTGGGAATCTTGATGATAAGCAGGGGCAAAAAGTGGCAGCTCACCAAGTACACCCCTGCATTTCGGGGCCCCTTGGTAAGGCGGGGCCCAAGGCAACTGCCGACCTTTGCCTAATGGTAAGTCCGCCCCTGGTGCAAGTCACCTgctgtgcattacacttaaaatatatagaAACAAATtgttgttcattagttcacgCGTTTATTGTTCTTGGACACTGGATGCGCATACCGCGCGGTTACAATGCGGATAATGCTTAATGGACCCATTTCTGgagcctgtctgtctaccttcaaatataacatataaaatatatattataaaatatataaatatatattgctttagattttagctttttattttgaatgtttataaagaatatggcatgcagttgcctcaaagttataaaacattaaaacacttcgatgcaaagtcgaattaatattaataatcataattaggAAAATAAACAATGATTTTGTGATGAATGTGCTCCCGTGGCATGCGATTTTTacctgatttatttatttgcagctAAAATACTAGCCGGTAGACTAAAGATTTAACagatatgaaatgcacaaatgaaatagtGAGATTCGCGGTATAGCTGCCATAATTTCACCAACTCATCcacccaaaatatattttttaaatagtttcttaaGCTTGTAGCATTTAATAGTTCGAAGCTGATGTCTTTGGGAAACATAAgaaaaaatctaacaaccatcaatgtaatgatgtcaaattatgtgaatgttttattctttaaatataaaaaatatttgcccAATTGAACACGGAGTGTgcaacttttcttttttttttttacaaatatgagGATAATGTAAGCTTTTATCACAGTCATGGCCCCTAGCGGAGTCAAGTGGGATAAGGTCAAGTtaagagtgctccagaccaaccttccgaacgaatgacttacagaagggatacgtaactaagaacgtttcggGGAACACGTATTAacgataaggtacagcttaaggtacaacttaagaacgacgtAGAGCTAAGAAGGTTTCGGGGAACGCAGCCCAGGACTTGCTTGACgtttaaagagttattaagagagataagttttaagttaaaaagttattaagatcgacAAGACTCGCGCTGACTGACCCGAAACGCAACACACAGTACGTGCACTGACAGAATAGTTCAAAAACAAATTCTTTTGACAAGAATTTACGAAAGCATAATAAGCATTACTACAAACTTGCTGTGCTCATTATTAACTATGTCCATAGCCTACACCGTTTGCGCGAACAGAacgaattgtttaaaaaaacttcCTTATTAATTTTCatctaaattaataaataatcagATATTCGTTTAAAATTTCAAATAACAGTATGCTCTATTATTTTAAAGTCAGTTTTGACTTAGtttcaaaacaagcaaaattattttaaacaataaggtAATTAGAAagatttaattcaaatgtttcagttgttatttacttactttattttttatgttaattgcaATTCATGTCATAATATTCAGTttaaattttgcttttaaaatgttacattttcatatttttatctatttacttatttattgtaTATTCACCTAGATTGACAATGAAGCTTGCTTTAACTAAAAG
This window of the Paramisgurnus dabryanus chromosome 10, PD_genome_1.1, whole genome shotgun sequence genome carries:
- the polm gene encoding DNA-directed DNA/RNA polymerase mu, whose protein sequence is MPKIINWLEGRDLLLYQKWTRNSYLEKLDGPARPANNMDRFERCFSIFKLDRPAETTGSEGVRSSDQSKATSWRAVRVDLVVSPYSQFAFATLGWTGSKLFERELRRWAGQEKHMSLSSHALYDSNQRCYVRVQSEEEIFAYLGLEFIPPCERNA